One window of Robiginitalea biformata HTCC2501 genomic DNA carries:
- a CDS encoding bifunctional folylpolyglutamate synthase/dihydrofolate synthase, whose protein sequence is MDYRQTLDWMFARLPMYQHQGGDAYQGKLEPIRHFATRLGDPHKKFRSIHVAGTNGKGSSSHMLASILQEAGYRVGLYTSPHLKDFRERIRIDGQPVPEERVVQFIADHQPFLEKAGLSFFELTVGMAFDYFAGQEVDVAVIEVGLGGRLDATNILVPEVSLITNIGLDHTEFLGKEPRQIAREKAGIIKPGVPVVISETQEEVAPVFLEVAETHQAPLRFADQASWPEYPVSLLGSYQSRNVKGVLATLDVLKSASGFRIDEEAVRKGLARIAENTGLMGRWQILREHPRVLCDTAHNREGLELVLEQLASQTYRQLHFVLGFVKEKDLDGILPLFPKEARYYLSRPNIPRGMAVENLASAASRHGLPFNRYNHISEAYQAALAAAEPEDLVFIGGSTFTVAEVV, encoded by the coding sequence ATGGACTACCGCCAGACGCTGGACTGGATGTTTGCGCGTCTGCCCATGTACCAGCACCAGGGGGGCGACGCCTACCAGGGCAAACTGGAACCCATCCGCCATTTCGCCACCCGCCTGGGAGACCCCCATAAGAAATTCCGGAGCATCCATGTTGCCGGCACCAACGGCAAAGGCTCCAGCAGCCATATGCTCGCCTCCATCCTGCAAGAGGCCGGGTACCGCGTCGGGCTTTACACTTCCCCCCATTTAAAGGACTTTCGCGAACGGATCCGGATAGACGGGCAACCGGTGCCCGAGGAGCGCGTGGTGCAATTTATCGCGGACCACCAGCCTTTCCTTGAAAAGGCGGGCCTTTCGTTTTTTGAATTGACCGTCGGCATGGCCTTTGATTATTTTGCCGGCCAGGAGGTGGATGTGGCCGTTATCGAAGTAGGCCTGGGCGGGCGTCTGGACGCCACCAACATCCTTGTGCCCGAGGTGAGCCTGATTACGAACATCGGGCTGGACCATACGGAATTTCTAGGAAAAGAGCCCCGGCAGATTGCCCGGGAAAAGGCCGGGATCATTAAACCCGGCGTCCCCGTGGTGATCAGCGAAACCCAGGAGGAGGTAGCCCCCGTTTTCCTGGAGGTAGCCGAAACGCATCAGGCACCCTTACGATTTGCCGACCAGGCCTCCTGGCCGGAATACCCGGTATCCCTGCTGGGCAGCTACCAGTCCCGGAATGTGAAAGGCGTGCTGGCCACCCTGGACGTACTGAAATCTGCCAGCGGCTTCCGGATAGATGAGGAAGCCGTCCGCAAGGGCCTGGCCCGGATTGCGGAAAACACCGGGCTCATGGGGCGCTGGCAGATCCTGCGGGAACACCCCCGGGTGCTATGCGATACGGCCCACAACCGGGAGGGCCTGGAATTGGTCCTGGAGCAACTCGCTAGTCAGACCTACCGGCAGCTCCATTTTGTGTTGGGCTTCGTGAAGGAAAAGGACCTGGACGGCATCCTGCCGCTCTTCCCGAAAGAGGCGCGCTATTACCTCTCCCGCCCCAACATCCCCCGGGGCATGGCTGTCGAAAACCTGGCATCGGCTGCCTCCCGGCACGGCCTTCCTTTCAACCGCTACAACCATATCTCGGAGGCTTACCAGGCCGCCCTGGCAGCCGCCGAACCCGAAGACCTGGTCTTTATAGGCGGCAGCACGTTCACGGTGGCGGAAGTGGTATGA
- a CDS encoding sulfatase family protein yields the protein MPAFPQLPAILCLVVASSCSGDLPQAAGGANSDASRPNIVIIYADDLGFGDTGAYGATEIQTPHIDSLAAGGLRFTRGYASSATCTPSRYALLTGQYPWRKEKARILPGNAPLLIDTAQATLPGLLRQAGYRTGIVGKWHLGLGTGAVDWNQAIRPGPNEVGFEESFILAATQDRVPTVYIRNGQVVGLEPDDPIQVSYEENFPGEPTALDHPELVKMGWDHGHNNSIVNGIPRIGFMKGGQAARWVDEDMADTFLKEAQVFIRERDPEAPFFLFYSLQQPHVPRTPHPRFVGATDLGPRGDAIFEADWCIGQILATLQDEGLLTNTLVIFSSDNGPVLNDGYLDQAVERNGGHSPWGPYRGGKYSLFEAGTRVPFIVSWPGTIAPGVSDAMVSQIDLLASLAHLTGVPDPGTDSQNIWPALSGRSDAGREHMVLEATSRTAFRTRDWVYIPPQSGPPVAKNVNIELGNAAAPQLYHLESDPGQTRNLAEELPQIRDSLMRQYQEIISSPGTHQIP from the coding sequence TTGCCGGCATTCCCTCAACTACCGGCAATCCTCTGCCTGGTTGTAGCCAGTTCCTGCTCAGGCGATCTGCCACAGGCAGCGGGCGGCGCGAATTCCGACGCCTCCCGGCCGAACATCGTGATAATCTATGCGGACGACCTGGGGTTTGGGGATACAGGCGCCTACGGCGCTACCGAAATCCAAACGCCCCATATCGACTCCCTGGCTGCGGGCGGGCTTCGGTTTACGCGCGGCTATGCCAGTTCGGCTACCTGCACACCCAGCCGCTATGCCCTGCTTACCGGCCAGTATCCCTGGCGGAAGGAGAAAGCGCGGATATTGCCCGGGAATGCCCCCCTGCTGATCGATACGGCACAGGCAACCCTCCCCGGCCTATTGCGCCAGGCGGGTTATCGAACCGGGATTGTGGGAAAGTGGCACCTCGGACTGGGCACGGGGGCTGTTGACTGGAACCAGGCCATTCGCCCGGGGCCCAACGAGGTAGGCTTTGAAGAAAGCTTTATCCTGGCTGCCACACAGGACAGGGTCCCCACCGTATATATCCGCAACGGACAGGTGGTGGGGTTGGAGCCGGACGATCCCATTCAGGTGAGCTACGAGGAGAATTTCCCCGGCGAGCCCACCGCCCTGGACCACCCGGAGCTCGTCAAAATGGGGTGGGATCACGGACACAACAACAGCATCGTAAACGGCATCCCGCGGATTGGGTTTATGAAAGGGGGGCAGGCCGCCCGCTGGGTGGACGAGGACATGGCCGATACCTTTCTGAAGGAGGCCCAGGTGTTTATCCGCGAGCGAGATCCGGAAGCGCCTTTTTTCCTGTTTTATTCCCTCCAGCAACCCCACGTCCCCCGTACCCCACATCCCCGGTTTGTGGGTGCCACCGACCTGGGCCCCAGGGGGGATGCCATCTTTGAAGCGGATTGGTGCATCGGGCAAATACTGGCCACCTTGCAAGATGAGGGCCTGCTGACCAATACGCTGGTGATCTTCTCCAGCGATAACGGACCGGTACTGAATGACGGCTACCTGGACCAGGCCGTTGAGCGGAATGGAGGGCATTCGCCCTGGGGTCCCTACCGGGGTGGGAAGTACAGCCTTTTCGAAGCCGGTACCCGGGTGCCCTTTATCGTGTCCTGGCCGGGGACTATTGCCCCTGGGGTGAGCGATGCCATGGTCAGCCAGATAGACCTCCTCGCTTCACTGGCCCACCTGACAGGTGTCCCGGATCCGGGAACGGACAGCCAGAATATCTGGCCGGCCCTCAGCGGCCGGTCCGATGCGGGGAGGGAGCATATGGTACTGGAAGCCACATCCCGGACGGCTTTTCGCACAAGGGACTGGGTCTATATCCCGCCCCAAAGCGGCCCCCCGGTGGCCAAAAATGTGAATATCGAGTTGGGCAATGCCGCGGCTCCCCAGCTATACCACCTCGAATCCGACCCGGGCCAAACCCGGAACCTGGCCGAAGAATTACCCCAAATCCGGGACTCCCTCATGCGGCAATACCAGGAGATTATATCCAGCCCGGGCACCCATCAAATCCCCTGA
- a CDS encoding DUF6747 family protein encodes MKTILLLREIYFEGFKGIGHFLVRNYFKVFAWISFTLFFIVLYAFIYRIVTGFVFD; translated from the coding sequence ATGAAGACAATACTACTCTTGCGTGAAATCTATTTTGAAGGCTTTAAAGGTATAGGCCATTTTCTGGTCAGAAACTACTTTAAAGTTTTCGCCTGGATCAGCTTCACATTATTTTTCATCGTTCTTTACGCATTTATATATCGGATAGTCACCGGGTTTGTATTCGATTAA
- a CDS encoding amidohydrolase family protein, whose product MKKFVIILTIIWTVLPGYSQDSRYSRQRLPIIDMHLHTGFPHELPAGAPALCRPEPCADSLAATTDPVLLMEKTREAMDRYNVVKAFLSGVDISDVHAWSEAMPDRFIAAPFILDPQDIQPEQLRKAYESGELQGLGEIGAQLVGLPPTDPSLEPLFQLAEELNVPVLIHTLGIGPYLPHFSSASGNPLLLEEILTRHPKLRLFVENAGYPFRDEMIAVMYQYPQLYVDVSTITWVIPRTAFYDYLEALVRAGLGKRILFGSDQMVWPEKIGEAIEAIEEAPFLTEAQKRDIFYNNAVRFLTTDAATEGNAATTHR is encoded by the coding sequence ATGAAAAAGTTTGTCATCATTCTCACGATCATCTGGACGGTCCTTCCCGGATATTCTCAGGATAGCCGCTATTCCCGACAGCGTCTGCCCATCATCGACATGCATCTCCACACAGGTTTCCCCCATGAATTGCCAGCGGGGGCCCCCGCTCTCTGCCGGCCAGAGCCCTGCGCAGATAGCCTGGCCGCCACTACGGATCCTGTGCTCCTGATGGAAAAGACACGGGAAGCCATGGACCGGTACAACGTCGTTAAGGCTTTTCTGAGCGGTGTGGACATCTCCGACGTTCATGCCTGGTCCGAAGCCATGCCAGACCGCTTTATTGCCGCACCGTTTATTCTGGACCCCCAGGATATTCAGCCGGAACAACTCCGCAAAGCATACGAATCGGGTGAATTACAGGGGCTCGGTGAAATCGGCGCCCAACTGGTGGGCCTGCCTCCTACCGACCCTTCGCTGGAACCGCTGTTTCAACTCGCGGAGGAATTGAATGTCCCCGTTTTGATCCATACCCTCGGCATTGGACCGTACCTGCCGCATTTCAGTTCCGCCTCGGGCAACCCGCTGCTACTCGAAGAAATACTTACCCGGCACCCCAAACTCCGATTGTTTGTCGAAAATGCAGGATATCCCTTCCGGGATGAGATGATTGCGGTGATGTACCAGTATCCGCAGCTCTATGTGGATGTCTCCACAATTACCTGGGTTATCCCGCGAACCGCATTTTATGACTATCTGGAAGCCCTTGTACGCGCCGGTCTCGGCAAACGCATCCTGTTTGGCTCCGACCAGATGGTCTGGCCGGAAAAGATCGGGGAAGCCATTGAAGCAATAGAGGAAGCGCCCTTTTTAACCGAGGCACAGAAGCGGGATATCTTCTACAACAACGCGGTCCGGTTTCTCACCACGGACGCAGCCACCGAAGGCAATGCGGCCACTACGCACCGGTGA
- a CDS encoding helix-turn-helix transcriptional regulator, with the protein MDNSETWTETYNRLKSSSRDSMSADTLATYATAAYLTGRDEESFDLMDRAHRAYLDKQDRSRALRCIFWLGLMLMNNGEMTRSSGWLSRGMKLLESAPRETPSEKGLFLIPKALETLSRGLPKKARDLFSQAAGIGEKCKDNDLLALGQLGKGQALIHSGAIKSGGKLFDELLVVVDAGEVYPIVSGIVYCAVIETCRKVWDIRRAQVWTAALTKWCSAQPDIVPFKGQCMARRGEILQLQGDWHRALREVDSACNLLARYRSGAAGEAYYRKGELYRLLGSYKEAESCFGQSANWGRKPQPGLALLRLAQGKTETATTSIQTALRETHDSYTRMELLPAAIDIWVAGESLQEANEGLKELRDGIGRVDAPLLKAQAAYASGLVRFAEGNLQDALEHLNEALNHIHVGSLPYLYARVRELKGRAYLEVEDRENCTLELSGARWVYEQLRAKPDLERIQPVLHKTREHPTRRLTLRELQVLRLIASGMTNKSAARELFISERTVDRHVSNIFDKLGVSSRVAATVVAIKHKLIDAPG; encoded by the coding sequence ATGGACAATAGCGAAACCTGGACGGAAACCTACAACCGGCTGAAATCCTCATCCCGGGATTCGATGTCAGCCGATACCCTGGCGACCTATGCCACAGCCGCCTACCTGACCGGGAGGGACGAGGAGAGTTTTGACCTGATGGACCGGGCCCACCGGGCGTATCTCGACAAGCAGGATCGGAGCCGGGCCCTGCGCTGTATTTTTTGGCTGGGTCTTATGCTGATGAACAATGGCGAAATGACTCGCAGCAGCGGATGGCTTTCCCGGGGGATGAAATTGCTGGAATCCGCACCTCGAGAAACGCCTTCGGAAAAGGGCCTGTTTCTGATTCCCAAAGCCCTTGAAACCCTTTCCCGGGGTCTACCAAAAAAGGCCAGGGACCTCTTTTCCCAGGCCGCAGGAATAGGAGAAAAGTGCAAGGACAACGATCTGTTGGCACTGGGCCAATTGGGAAAGGGGCAGGCGCTCATCCACTCCGGGGCAATAAAAAGCGGAGGAAAACTCTTTGACGAACTCCTGGTAGTTGTGGATGCCGGGGAGGTATACCCGATTGTCAGTGGAATCGTGTATTGCGCAGTCATTGAAACATGCAGGAAAGTTTGGGATATCCGCCGGGCTCAAGTTTGGACGGCCGCACTGACCAAATGGTGTTCGGCTCAACCGGACATCGTTCCCTTCAAAGGTCAATGCATGGCACGCCGGGGTGAGATCCTGCAATTGCAAGGCGACTGGCACAGGGCCCTCCGCGAAGTTGACAGCGCTTGCAATTTGTTGGCGCGGTACCGGAGTGGCGCAGCGGGGGAAGCCTATTATCGCAAAGGAGAATTGTACCGGTTGTTGGGATCTTATAAAGAGGCGGAGTCCTGTTTTGGCCAATCCGCCAATTGGGGCAGGAAACCGCAACCCGGCCTCGCATTGCTCCGTTTGGCGCAGGGGAAGACAGAAACTGCCACAACGTCCATTCAAACTGCCCTGAGGGAAACCCATGATTCGTATACGCGCATGGAACTATTGCCGGCAGCCATCGACATCTGGGTTGCCGGAGAATCCCTGCAGGAAGCAAACGAGGGATTAAAAGAATTGCGTGACGGGATCGGGCGGGTCGATGCGCCCTTGCTTAAAGCGCAAGCCGCATATGCTTCGGGCCTTGTCCGATTCGCGGAAGGCAACCTACAGGATGCCCTTGAGCACCTCAACGAAGCCTTGAACCACATCCACGTAGGGTCCCTCCCCTATCTATATGCGCGGGTAAGGGAATTAAAAGGACGCGCCTACCTGGAGGTGGAGGATCGAGAAAATTGCACCCTGGAATTATCCGGGGCGCGATGGGTTTATGAACAACTCCGTGCCAAACCCGATCTGGAGCGCATACAACCCGTGCTGCACAAAACTCGTGAGCATCCCACGCGGCGCCTGACTCTCCGGGAACTGCAGGTGCTTCGCCTGATCGCCTCTGGAATGACAAATAAATCCGCTGCCCGGGAGCTATTCATTAGTGAACGTACCGTAGACCGCCACGTGAGTAACATTTTCGACAAATTGGGGGTATCATCGCGGGTTGCTGCCACGGTGGTGGCCATCAAGCACAAGTTGATTGACGCTCCAGGCTGA
- a CDS encoding YgaP family membrane protein, with protein sequence MKKNMGSVDRVIRLLIAAVIGVLYYTGTVSGTLGIVLLILAGVFILTSFISFCPLYAPFGLSTCKMRE encoded by the coding sequence ATGAAAAAGAATATGGGGTCTGTAGACCGTGTCATCCGACTATTGATAGCCGCAGTCATCGGCGTATTGTATTACACCGGGACCGTCAGCGGTACACTGGGTATTGTTTTGCTCATCCTGGCCGGCGTCTTTATACTGACCAGTTTTATCAGTTTCTGCCCGTTGTACGCGCCGTTTGGATTGAGTACCTGTAAGATGCGGGAGTGA
- a CDS encoding HmuY family protein, with product MKKFSLYLTILTVSLASCSKDDDNGPGALPAESETVSNLHAPQTGGQGEPVGGPFTKFDFESGATTTSDTEWDIAFRGTTIAVNGGTETGTNDEPERNGDAAAAIVDGTFASVTTAAGLTFAQDGANGFAIPTGSDNGWYNYNPQQFTITPIPGKILVFRTRNGNYAKVEILSYYRDNPSQPDMESESRYYTFNYLYNPNDGEDSLE from the coding sequence ATGAAGAAGTTTTCCCTTTACTTAACCATCCTGACCGTTTCCCTGGCATCCTGCAGCAAAGACGACGATAATGGGCCCGGGGCCCTCCCCGCCGAGTCCGAAACGGTTTCCAACCTCCATGCCCCCCAGACCGGCGGGCAGGGTGAACCCGTTGGCGGGCCGTTTACCAAATTCGATTTTGAATCGGGTGCCACCACTACGAGCGACACCGAATGGGACATCGCCTTCCGCGGTACCACCATCGCGGTCAATGGGGGCACGGAGACAGGCACGAATGACGAGCCGGAACGCAACGGGGACGCCGCGGCAGCCATTGTGGACGGCACCTTTGCCAGCGTCACCACGGCTGCCGGCCTGACGTTTGCCCAGGACGGCGCAAACGGCTTTGCCATCCCCACAGGCAGTGACAACGGTTGGTACAACTACAACCCGCAACAGTTTACCATCACCCCGATACCGGGTAAGATCCTGGTCTTCCGCACCCGCAACGGGAACTACGCGAAGGTGGAAATCCTGAGCTACTACCGGGACAACCCGTCCCAGCCGGATATGGAGAGCGAATCCCGCTATTATACCTTCAACTACCTGTACAACCCGAACGACGGGGAGGACAGCCTGGAGTAA